CTTCGCCGGTACAGCAACCGAAGGAAACAAAGGCCACAAGTCATCTCCGGTGGGCGCCGATCCattgtcatcatcatcctccgATAGTATTACCGAAAGCGAACCGGAAAATGGGAAGGATAATGAGTCGGAAAAGATGCTCACACTACGGGAACAGTTTCGCCGTTCGTGTCCAGCCACCTTGAGCCGGATCGAGGAACGTCGTCTGTGTATAAGCGAGCTAAACAAGCTACGCAGCAAACGGAACCAGCAACGCCAACGATTGTTACTGCTTACGTCAGATGATTCGTTGCGAAGAACGACCGCACAGGGCAGAAGTCAGCTGCCGCCGCCTCCCTTGAGTCAGCGACGTGTGTTTGCATCGACCCATGCCATCCGAGAGAATACACGCCGGAAGGTTCGCAAATTGCCCGAAGTGCAACGGAAGAAGGAAGTCGAGCGGATTAACAATTTGAAGCGAAAAAATCGAATTTTGAAAGATGTCTACAACAAGGTAAGGGGAATTTCGAGAGGTAAAAGGTTTTTAAATCGAGAAAATAATGACTCTTTGTCGCTTTTTCAGAATCTTCAACGTAAAGTACTCAAGGGGCAAGTTGATCTATCGAACAGTGTTCGTGTAATTCAGGACTAGCCGTGGACGTGTGAAAAACCACGAGAACCCGTTACACCGAGTtatatttttaagtttttaaaataattgcacATTCGAGTTTATGCAACTAGGCAAATAAAGGATTTTGGAGCGAGATTCATTTGCTTACAGTTTAAGTTGAaactattttcttctttttattgACATGATAAGGCCACCAATCCGTTTCCACGAACATTTGGCTCAAGGCATTCAATCTTCTTGGCAGATCTAGCTTCACTTGAATCGATCCACAAGCTCAGTGTGCAGACATACTAATCACGTGCCCCAGCCATCTGAGCTTCCGGCAAGTAGGAACTCTGTCTTGGTGGCATTGTAACTCATCCTAATTCTTTAGTCTTCGCGTTTCAACCGGGAATATAGATCTGAGAATATAATTCGATTGTTAGTTCAAAGGTACGACCGTGTACATGTACAACAATCATGCAAAAGCAGTAAGGAGTAGGTATCTATTTCATACGTTTGATTGAGCAATTTTAGCACTATGATAGTTTTAGCATTATaagtaaacattttaaatcagAGATTGGAGTTTCAAACTGAACTGTTGAAGAAAAATCTTTGCAATAATCAGTTACGTTCGTCTAGTCACACATAGTGCAGTGTGCAATTGGCGGAGATTCATTTTATCGGGCTGCTTTTAATGACATTTTggacaaataaagaaaaagagattAATTTCCTAGTGAAGATTCTTAATTTTTGCTCGctaaattataaaaaagaaTAGCTAAATACAGATAtaatcatttttcaaaactCTCAACAAGCATTTCATTTCTGCTGTCGCATGAACGTTTCGGATCTAACCTGTCAACGTGACGCGTAGGGACGGACCTGCGCTCCATGGCCCTAGCTTTTCTTCATCACATGACAGAATCCATAAAAAATCCCAATCGCATTCGTGTTCGTCGCCGTCGTTCATCTCGTTCGCATTAAACTTTCCGTGCTACGGCTGAACTTGATCAGTGAAGTCCCTTGAAGGTAACAAAGTTGGCCATCCCGTGCCGGTGCGCTAATCCTAACTGGGCGGTTCCGAATATCCTTCCTTTCCAGCGTAGCAGCAGCGTATATAGGTAGTAGCAAGCAAGCTATACGGCGAAGGAGCAACGATGTCGACGATGTACAATAAAACCCTGTCGGCCCACCAGGCCCACAAGGAGCACGTTCTGGCAGTTTCGCGTGATTTCATCTCCCAGCCACGATTGAGTAAGTTCTGCTAGCTTTTCACGGGCAATGGCCGATCGGCCAATTTTTCCTGTTCGCTGGAAGAACAAGcaaagaaaagtaaaatggGATGGTGCCAACTTTCGGCATTGCCCGTGTGAGATGTGTCATGTGACGGTGAAGTGATACCCGAAGAAGGTGGACCGATTTTTCGCGTATCGTGATAACATGTTACCTAAAATGGCGTTATAATACTGCGTATTAGTAACGTTCGTTAGATAGAGCAATGGAAGGCGATTaaaaatcgattttattaTGTATAATTTCCCAATTTTCCAAGTTCCTCCGTTCTGGGTTGGAGTGTAGCATGTTAAAAAAGCATAGCCCTTCAGGTGGGAAGTATGTAGGTGCCATAAAACTAAGCTTATTCAAGCAAAGTTTATCGTAGTTCGCGATTAAACAGCTATTTGGTTGgcaaatttgttaaaagacCGTATTAAATTAAGCGCTGCAATTGGAAATACTGTTTTGATGTCACATGACTGTCAAAACACCTGACTATCAATCGCTTCACACATACTATCTCATGCGAAGGGCATTACAGTGTTCACCAACACAGTCAGCTGTAtcgttctttctctctctagcCAGTGCGATGTTTACAGAAGGGCTGTGAAAAGGGCATAACGAAATGCAAGTGCTTCGTgcgggagtgtgtgtgtttagtggAATGGTTGAATGTTTTGCGAATTTCGAGGACAGAAATGGCATCCTGGGAAATTAGAAATGTAGAATTCAGAATATTTTACGCACCGTTCAATGATTAACTTGCCGTGGCAAAATACCTAACGTCACATGGGTATTTTCTTGTCTGCGTTGCGTTTATCACATGTTGATATTACGTAAACGAAACTCGATACCACTGTTGAGGGATTTAGTTGGAATCCATTAGACACagtaatgaaaaaatatgttacaGCAGTGCGTTAAACCCAACACAAACTAAAGCACAGCGAGGAGCACAATTTCATGGATTTATTTCACGATTCTTGTATCTTTCAGTCTACAAAACCGTGTCCGGTGTAAACGGACCGCTGGTCATTTTGGATGAGGTGAAGTTCCCGAAGTTTGCCGAAATCGTTCAGCTGCGTCTGAGCGATGGCACGATCCGTTCTGGACAGGTGCTGGAAGTGAGTGGCTCGAAGGCCGTCGTACAGGTGTTCGAAGGTACGTCCGGTATCGATGCCAAGAACACGGTGTGCGAGTTCACCGGTGACATTTTGCGTACGCCAGTGTCGGAGGACATGTTGGGTCGTGTGTTCAACGGTTCCGGCAAGCCCATCGACAAGGGTCCCCCAATTCTGGCCGAAGATTTCCTCGACATTCAGGTAAGATCCTCGCATTACGTGTGAGTGTTCCTTGGCATGGTCTAATGTGTTATTCGCTGCCTGCTTTTCATAGGGTCAACCCATCAACCCGTGGTCGCGTATCTACCCGGAGGAAATGATCCAAACCGGTATCTCTGCCATCGATGTGATGAACTCGATTGCCCGTGGTCAGAAAATTCCGATCTTCTCGGCCGCCGGTTTGCCGCACAATGAAATTGCCGCCCAAATCTGTCGTCAGGCCGGTCTGGTCAAGCAAACGGGTAAGTCGGTGCTGGACGAGCACGAGGACAACTTTGCCATCGTGTTCGCCGCTATGGGTGTGAACATGGAGACGGCCCGTTTCTTCAAGCAGGACTTCGAAGAGAACGGTTCCATGGAGAACGTGTGCCTGTTCTTGAACTTGGCCAACGATCCTACCATCGAGCGTATCATTACGCCACGTCTCGCCCTGACGGCGGCCGAATTCTTGGCCTACCAGTGCGAGAAGCACGTGTTGGTCATCCTTACCGACATGTCTTCGTACGCCGAAGCTTTGCGTGAGGTGTCGGCTGCCCGTGAGGAAGTGCCCGGACGTCGTGGTTTCCCCGGTTACATGTACACCGATTTGGCCACCATCTACGAACGTGCCGGACGTGTCGAGGGTCGTAACGGTTCGATTACGCAGATCCCCATTCTGACTATGCCGAACGACGATATCACCCATCCGATTCCTGATTTGACCGGTTACATTACCGAGGGCCAGATCTACGTCGATCGTCAGCTGCATAACCGTCAGATCTACCCACCGGTGAACGTGCTGCCGTCGCTGTCCCGTTTGATGAAGTCCGCCATCGGTGAGGGCATGACGCGCAAGGATCACTCCGATGTGTCCAACCAGCTGTACGCTTGCTACGCCATCGGCAAGGACGTGCAGGCCATGAAGGCCGTCGTCGGTGAGGAGGCTCTCACGCCCGACGATCTGCTGTACCTGGAGTTCCTGACCAAGTTTGAGAAGAACTTCATCTCGCAGGGCAACTACGAGAACCGCACCGTGTTCGAGTCGCTCGACATCGGCTGGCAGCTGCTGCGTATCTTCCCGAAGGAGATGCTCAAGCGTATCCCGGCCTCGATTTTGGCCGAGTTCTACCCACGAGACTCGCGCCACTAAGCAGCGGGCCCATCCTCTCTCTGGTTCGCATTGTTGTTTTATGGACGGTATAGATGGTAGTGCAATTGTTTCGGTTGGTGCAAGTCTCCAGTTTTTATCTTATCGCTAGGAGCAAATGGTATTTGTGTAAATAGTGGTACGAACTGAACAAGACATTAAGATATATGATAATCCACGTAATGCATTCCTTTCGAATCCACAATCAATGGAtcaagttttattttgtctcTGTTCTGTAATGGGTGTGCAGGAGTTGAGTTGATTTAAAGGAACTTCCTGTTTCACGCTATCCTTTTTCACGTGCGggcacggtgtgtgtgtgtgtgtgcgtatagCGGCTGGTCGTGTTAGGAATTTCTGCTTCTACAAACTTT
The Anopheles moucheti chromosome 2, idAnoMoucSN_F20_07, whole genome shotgun sequence genome window above contains:
- the LOC128299637 gene encoding V-type proton ATPase subunit B — its product is MSTMYNKTLSAHQAHKEHVLAVSRDFISQPRLIYKTVSGVNGPLVILDEVKFPKFAEIVQLRLSDGTIRSGQVLEVSGSKAVVQVFEGTSGIDAKNTVCEFTGDILRTPVSEDMLGRVFNGSGKPIDKGPPILAEDFLDIQGQPINPWSRIYPEEMIQTGISAIDVMNSIARGQKIPIFSAAGLPHNEIAAQICRQAGLVKQTGKSVLDEHEDNFAIVFAAMGVNMETARFFKQDFEENGSMENVCLFLNLANDPTIERIITPRLALTAAEFLAYQCEKHVLVILTDMSSYAEALREVSAAREEVPGRRGFPGYMYTDLATIYERAGRVEGRNGSITQIPILTMPNDDITHPIPDLTGYITEGQIYVDRQLHNRQIYPPVNVLPSLSRLMKSAIGEGMTRKDHSDVSNQLYACYAIGKDVQAMKAVVGEEALTPDDLLYLEFLTKFEKNFISQGNYENRTVFESLDIGWQLLRIFPKEMLKRIPASILAEFYPRDSRH